The Calonectris borealis chromosome 6, bCalBor7.hap1.2, whole genome shotgun sequence genome contains the following window.
TGACCTCAGCAATGCTATGGTCCACTTGCAGAGGAACACGTACTGTCAGTATGTGGGCCACCTGCaacaagaaaaatggctttattgTGTTTGGTAATAGCCAACAGTGCGTGCTTGCTGCAGCTGCAAAAGGACAATGTAGATGTGTCAAATCTCATAACTCATGGTGGAAAGTagctgaagaagaggaagatgacagCTTAAAAGCCATGACAAGATCTTCCTTTGCCAATTTCTGCAAACAGCTAATTGCACCGATTCTGGAAGAAGCCAAGAGATCCTTACCAGTACAGACTACAAACCCTTGTAAAAGTTAAAGGGATAGAAATGTTTATCCCTTATAATGTTCAGGAATTCAAATCCCATGCTGAAGAGGGCCATACAGATACCCCTGACAGCAGGTTGCCCATGCCTGAGGATGCAGCTGCCTCCATCCTGTCCTATTCACTAAGGCTTTGAAAGAGCCatagcacagaaataaaagctgtgttCTGACCGATGCAACAGTGAAACCCCATGCAAAAGTCCCCAGCCACCCCACCACACTCTACCAATTTCTTTACCAGCCTCAGCATGTAAGATCTTTCTAGCACCGCTGCTTCCACACCTGCTTTCTTGCTATCCCCTCCTGATGTACTCGGCAAGACCACTGCTCTCTCTTGGCTCGGATCCTTGCCCAAGGCCCCTCCTGCCACTGGCATTCTCATGAACAGACTAGTTCGAACACTAGTCCCAGGTGTGAACTGCTCACACCTAGAAAGCCCACCAGGACAAGCTCAGAGATAGCAGGGAAGTCACAGGCAAGTGAGCCCCTGGAGGAGCCAGCTGCTGATCTCTGCTAAGGGCTTGAGGGCTCTACAGacctggggacagcctggggagAAGTCCATCCATTTCTGCACTTGAAAAAACATCCCAGCTGCAAGCACAGGCTTATCGCAGAGGCTCAGCTTGATTTCTGAGTACTCCCCTCCCATTGTACCATTTTCCTTAGCaagtggtggtgggtttttttcctggaatttctGATTAGCAAATGTCTCAGCAGTGTTTTAAGAATATAAATCCTACTGGCAACCTTAGCCTGAATGTAAAATACATGCCACCCTTATTTAGTAGGTGTCTGCTGGGTTCACAGGGAGACCCAAAACCCAGGGTAAATGCAGAGCAGAGCCATGCAGCATTGTTGGGCGGTGGCTGTGTGTGGCAGGGACACAGCTTTGTATCATCTGCAGACCTTGTCTGATCCTCATGTTTATTCCACAGTAAGCAAAGTTTAATTACTCAAGTTATAAGATTGAATATATCAAATCATCACTTAACCCGCCTCAATCCCATTGTTGTGTTAAAGACAATATTCAGGACTGGCCTCAGCGAAGAACCACGAAGGCATGGGATTGTCTGGTCTACCTTGCTACCCCACCTGTGCAGGAAGGAAGGGCTAAAAGTTTACGTCGTGGCTGCTTGTTTACTTACGTAGGCAGGGCGGGGAGCATGCTACTGGTCCAGTGATGCGCCGTGGATGTGGATGGGAAGCCCccatggggcactgggagcacccCTGTGGGAgggtagtggtggtggtggtgcaccGCAGATGGCCTGGGCCTGTCTGCTTTCACAGCCAGGGGAGCAGCAAACTGCAGGTCCTTGTTGGAGAGACAAAGGGCAATTTGTGAAATCTGTGCCCCCACAGGAAGGGTCCCTGGCTGAGGGGCTGGGTTCCCACTTGGCCACCCCTTGGTAAAGGAAGTCCTTCAGCATGTGCCTGGAGATGGGTTTTGCAGGCTCCAACATAGAAGGTCCAGCAAACACTTGATTTCATATTTCACCTGATATTCAGAGGCACTCAGAccccactccccccagtttatCCCACCAGTCTACATCAGGGAAACGAGCAGTGACAGGATGGCCTGGGGAGGAAGGTGGGGACCAGGGGGGTGCATACTCTTCCTCTGCCATCTTCCCTTCAACACAGGGTCCTCCACAGAAAGCTGCAGATGAGTCTGCTGGCTCTCCCAGCACCACCATCTGCCCCAGACATCTCCCTCACAGCAAGGGGGAAAGAGTATTCAAAACCAGAAACCGCGAAGCTTACGGAAAATAGAAAAGGACTTCCGTCCGAGGCAACGCTGGGTGCAGCTCTGACATGAGGAAGAGCCGGCACTACCTACCATTTCCACAGAAAATCCACCCTGGGACCATGGCCGACGAAAATAGTGGGCCCCTCTGCGCCGCAGGTGGCCTCCTGGGACATCAGTGCCCCGAAACGTGAGAGCTAGCAGCTGCTGTCGCAGGCTTTCTGTCCGGGGCTGACATTTGGTCCCAACAGGTGCAAAAACCCGTCAGCTCCCTCCAGGCCAGGGATGAAGGAGGATTGCATTTCCTACCCCTCCGTTAAACCCGGGACTCAAGGGCTTTTAAGCCATTTGTTGCTTTTGCAAATAGCACGTAGGAAAGGTGCGAGTGCACTGGGCAAGGACTGCAGAAGTGTGGGAGTCACATTCTCAGCACCCGACAACTTTAACATccgagaaaaagaaaataaatctttcttagaGCACAGGGAAAAGACATAGTTAGCCTGAAAATGGAGGGGTAGAAAAAGTATTGGGGAAGTTTTTGCAGCATTGGGACATCCCCTGCTCCCCAAAGATCAATTGTCCTTGCTTCTTAGGTAATAAAAGTTACGGAGTAGAgactagaaatacatttttccaaaGCACTTAAGGACGCTAAGGAGCTATATCATCATGTTAAAAATAACTTAGGAATTGGGCATctaaggatattcaaaattaCCTACCTCTTATCAGGCAGTGTACACATTTTGGAAAAATCCCTACAGGGTTCTACGCACCAAAATATCTTTAAGATCTGTCCTTTCAGAGCTCAGTAGCTATTGATTTTCAGTGAGACAGGAAGTGGAGCAGTGGGACTCCAAGTACAATCACAAAATTCGTGCTACAGCTCTAGCCCATTTCAAACTGCCAGGTCAAATTTTACCAATTACAGAATTTGTAACACAAATATTGCCCTGCTGTTTGCAGCAAGTGGACCTGCAGCAGCAGATGCTCAGTGTAGATGTCTTCCATGCATAGTCTGTTAGTGGTTCAACTGTACAGGCCAGATAATTTTCAGAGCTGGACTGAATCCAGGTTGCACGTGTGGAGGAGACATTCTTCCATTGGGTCCTGTCACAGTGCTTATCATGGTAAAGATGCAGGCTGTGCTCTGCTCAGTAAGAGTCTTCTGGTGCAGTGGGTTTGAAGACGCGCACAGCTGTTAAATGTCCCAGACTTTCTGCACGTTTTGTCCAGGCCCCGCACCCTCCCAAGGAGATTAACCATTGCCTCATGTGAACAAGGATGCCCTTCAGACTGCAGTGTCGTTACCTGCTGTGCTTGCTGAAGCAGGGGAGAGCCGGCTCCAGCAGACTGTGCGAACGCCATCGGTGGCAGAGCCTTCAGCATCATGTTCTGCATGATGATCTGGTGCATCTGAGCGTTCTGCATCAGCATCATCTCTACCATATCTGGGAAAAGGTCACCCCAAGGAAGAAAGTAAGAGCTTTATCAGCAACTGACAAGCAGCAGAGGCATCTCAGTAAGAAGTGCCCTCCAGCATACAGACTGGTCACTGCAACCAAGACAAAGCAGCTGAAGGGGACACATGAAAAACGTCAGAATTATTTGGCCAGGCAGTGCAAAATTAATGTCTATGAATAAAACCGTTCAGACTAGCTCTCCTGTTTCTCCTCCCTTCTACAAGAAAGCTGCTGTTGAGCATGTTCTGTATGTAAGTTTCCCTACAAGCCCACCCCTCTGGCTATGCTGACTGGCAGGCTGGAGAAGGGCTGAGCACTAGAGCTCTCTTGCTTACTCCAGCCTGGACCAGCTCCTTACAGCACTCCCCATTGCTTCAGCTCAAGATCATTGCTTACTATGTGAGAGATTTCCTCAACTTTACATGATATTGCAGTGCCACCTTGAGAGTCCACTGCATGCACGTTAAATCTACTTACCATAATCTCTGGGTCTTAATCACAAAGGACCTGTGCAGTGGAACTAATTTGCTTGGGTCATAATGAAGGAcgaagaggtaaaaaaaaaaaaaaaaaaaaaggcaactcttcttttttttttaactggtcatACCAAAAGTAGTTTACATGTATCAGCTTCAGAAAAGTCATGCATGAATTGGGActattttgtttatgaaaataaactCTGATTCAAAAATCCAGACATTTAGATGAAGAAAAAGCTGAGAAATATTGCAATTTCATGACTGAGGATTTCTCTGTAGGATGAAGAAACCTTTGGCTGAAGGTTGAGCCAGGGAAGTCATCCTACATTTTTGCTCATGCCTTATTTCACAGTAGCATCCACCTATGTTTAGAAACAAACTCTTTTTATTGGCATTGCACTATATTTGGAACAGCACTTTCAGCTGTTCTGTCTTGTTTCCAGACATGGGACATAATAAAAGCCTGTATTGTTCTGAGGAGGTTGAACAGCAGGTTAAGAgggaacaaaagaataaaaacagattttagaAGCCTGTTCGTTAATTTTTGGAAACATCCGTGTGCATGAGTTTGACATTGTTAGTATTACTCAGTGCCTTGGGTTGAGCTGTTTTGCTTTCCCAAGCTTCCCCAGCAGCTTAACCTGGCTTTGCTGAGTTTGTAGTccctttttctttagttttagcAATAAGAGTTTGTCTGAAAGCCTCTCAGAAATGGCATCTAGTCCATTTATGGAGTGCAATTcccacagctccagcagcacgTTGTGAAACAGCACGTCACTAACTAGCTTGGACGCTGTCCCGTGCCCCCTTCCACTTGCCATGGCACCTCGCCTGCCCTCTCTGAGCTGGCTGCTAGAGGGAGGGCACGTTACCTTCTTTAATGCTTCCGGAGCGGGCGGCTGCAAAAGGCTGGGCAGGGGTGATCTGCGTGATCAGTGGGTGCGGCTGAGGTAACTGCTGGATGATGGTGGCAGGCTGAGGCGGCAtctaaaaaatacaggaaaatggaGAAGTCGGGATTGGTTTTGGCCAGTTCTCTCATctttgggaggggagagcagtgggtatCATCTGCTTTGGACATTGTCTCCCAAGAGATCCTCATGGAGAAGATATTGAAGTTGTGGGCTGTACGAGCAGACAGTGATGTGCATTggaaactggctgaacggccgggcCAGAGCGTGGGCAGTCCTCCCACTCCTCTTGCTACCTCGTTCCTATAGTAAACTATTCACTCTGTTACTTTTGTGCCTTATTTGTAAGATGATTTCCCTTAGATTTTGCCGAGGGCAGTAAGGGTCCAATACAATAGCAAGAGGCGTATCTTCCCTTTCGGTGGGATGAACGTTTCCATACAGCCCCCAAGTCCCTCCACCTGCGGTTGTTGTCTCAAATCCGTACAGCGCTAGTGGTGTTTCCTAGGAGAGAGGATCCTTACTGTCTGCTGGATAATCCTTGGTGGCTCTGCCTGGGGAGCTGGAAAAGGTATCTGGTAGACATGCGGGGAGGCAGCTCTGTGGTTATGATAGTGTCCTCCAGCTGGTGCAGGGGGCTGTGAAAGCTCTTCCAGAAGGTGCTGCTCCTGCAAAATCAAGTATCTTCTTAAAGAAAACTTGATCACAGAAAGGCAGACAGTATTGTTACGGTCTCTGGACTAACTGGGATTAGCCCTTGGGAGCCCGCGGCAGGGTGCAGCCTTGCTCACCAAAACACTGCTGCAGAAACTTCCAGTACTGCTGCACCTGACAGGCAGACCACAAGTGACTGCTGCATGAAGGGAAGCACTCAATCAGTGCCCACATAAGTataaagaaagcttttcttcccACATATCTCTAAGCCATACAGTTTTCAGCACAAGCAAAAAGGAATGGCAAAAAAGTGAAGAACAAACTGCCAAAAGTCtgggaaaatgtttcattaatgGTTGGTATTCTCCACAAACTAGGAATAAGTAACAGTTACTATTGTCCCTATTTTGGCAGCATTAAAAATCCCCTATTTACTTTTTGGCACTACCCCAGAGAGCTTATGATACAGCAGTTCGGGACAAACAGAATCAACCCATCAACTAACTGAAGTGGGTGCAAGCTTCATTACCTGTAGTGAGGGAAGACCTACTgctctccagcccctctccctgatTAGTTGGCCCATCTTCTGTACTCCAAACCAGCAGAGGACTGAATACTGCCCAGCTGAAGAACTGAAGGACAGGGAAGAACTGAATCCACATCGGCAGTGGATGTGCAGATAACCTGgccctttttcttgtttctgcccACAGAGAGGACTCTTACCCTAAGCTCCTGCAGGAGATCTTTCCTTCGCCTTAGGGCACTTCGGAGCATATCCTCACATCTGTTCCCTGAAGGAGGAAAAGTCCATTATCTTCTCAAAGGATCACAAAGACAAAGCTATTATAGCACCTACATTATGAGATTAATTCTGGAAAACGTGTTGTAAGATAGCTTGACTTCTTCCACAAAAGGCTTTAGGCTGCTTTTCTTGTCAAATCCACTAACGGATAATGACTTTATGCCACATGCAAACACAGCTGTTCAGAAGCTCTACAAAGGCAATGcactttctctgaaaataaacttttttaagATTGCTCTTTAAAGCCCCCTTTTAGCCTCCTGGCTTAGAAACTCATTTCAGCCTGAAGTTTTCTAGATATACTCTGTACATGCAGAGGATAATTGTGCAAAGTGTAAAAAAAGTTTGTTGTGACATATCAAAACAAACTCAGTTTTGAAAGTCAACGTGTCTGTTTCGTTTTTGTTCTGAATCAACTTCCTTTGCCGTTTTTCCCACATACAGCTGATTTTGAACttccttgaaatgaaaataagaaagaatgtTTTCAGATACGTTGGAGGCATGCCTGGCATCTGCTCTGAAAAGCGTCACCTCGTATTTTGAAACTGTAAGTCgttaaaggtattttaaatttttggcCACAGTATTGAAAGTTTCCAACTCTTTGTGCATCAGCTCAATGACTATAAGCCCAGAGTACAATCTAGAAATATTACTGATCTACTGGTGGCCTTTAATCCATAGATAATACAATTATAAACACTGGATGTGCCATGCAAAGAAATGAGTGCACTGCACATAGCATGCGTAGCTTCCACGGGAGTATCGTTGAAGGGAACACACTACTTGTATGTGAAACATCATAGCAGTCTTTGAAAGGGTTTGATAAAGACACAAGTTATTTTAAACTCCCTTATTTATCAACTCTTAGCTGGTTTGCTAGATTTTATAGAGAATTGTCTAAACTTTGGAAGTTTCATAAGCATGCTGGGATTCCTGACCTCTCTGCCCAAACCAAAGTCAGATTGTAATTGCACATGCATGGTTTCCCAGCTCTTATCAACGCAGTCCTCAAGACCAATGCTTTCAGTATAATGATTTGTTTAATAAGCTGAGTCACATTTTTTTACACTGGAAACTATGTTCTGGTCTGCACAAGGCTGCGTTTGTCAGCTTCAAAGGTGCAAAGCTGTATTAGTAGTGGAGTGTTCCTCCTGCCTGGATCCCTCAGAGACACACAGCCATCCTAACGACTCCTTTTCAGGACCACCAAAGCCAAGCATACAGCTGAACTGCAACAGGGGGTCACTCCTAGGTATAGGAGCTAGGACAAATAGGATCACCAGTAGTTTACTCCAGCTGAACCAGCATCTGCAGCTGAGAGGCTGCAGAGGACACCTGGGCAGGAGGTCATTCTTATGTCAGTGCTCAGCTGGTTGATCATTTccctttgtcaaaaaaaaaaaaagttgaagaaattcaaaagatAAAATGTAGATAGATGCACAGTATAGCAAGCCCGTTCTCCTTGCATCAAGGCCGCTAAGATTCACCGGCTTGGTGAGGACCGAGACTAGTATACAGACTGACATTACTGCACAAGCTTCACTGGAATTTGCATTTTTGCTACTTTCAATCCCCAGGGCTACATACAGATTTAGATATGTAGGCTGAGCTGGGGCAGCACTGACTCAAGTTCAGagtctccctcctgcccttcagaCAATGTCCCTGTCACAGAAGCCAAGACAGAGCATCTGACTACCCAGATGCCCAACCACTAGCACACAGATTTTAGGGAGCAGATGTGATCATCTGGTGTGACCTACTGAGGAACTCATGCCTGAGAACATCACTAAGCCCTTTCCATATTACGTCCATAATTATAACAAATGCTTCTCTTTTACTTGCAGCTGGGAGAGGTGACTCCATCTTCTGTAGGTTCTCCTGTTCATTTTCTAGTCTCTGTTGGTAGAACCACAAGAAGAACTGGTTATGAGTCAGGCAGCAAAACTCACAACAATTTCCAACCCTACGTTACAGGCATAGGTTTGGGatggaggaaataaagcagaagtggAGACAAGTGGTGCCTCTTAACTGCTAAATCACAGCCAGAGAGTATTCATAGAAATATGAAATGTCTCACTACAAATCTAGTTACGGTAAAAGAATAGTCATGCTTCCAACTGGCCAGGCTATCCCAGATCTGGAAATTGATATAATGGTGAATCAGGAAACTTATACATCATTTTGTAGGGCTGAGAGCTGGATCATATGAAGAACTTGATGCAGGACAGTCTTGGGTATTCGATGCACTAATAGACCtaaatggccctgaccagcctccaCTAGGGCTCCCATCCACACCCGCTGCTCATGTGCCCAGGAGCCCCTTTAACCCCAGCTCTAGGTATTCAGTTCCTACCTGAGCTACACTGGATGAGCATTGGTCTGCAGTTCAACCACAGCCATGCCTGTGACTGGCCATGATCCTATTAATCCTAAGCCCAACCTGCAGACACTTCCCAGGTTggccttggacctgcctcatcaccatgaGCTTGCCTGATAGATGTGGACTTTTAGTTGAACCTGGCCACCATCTCTGACTCTGCCCTGCTTGCCTTGCTTGGGGGCTGGCCGGCCAagcccctgctctgctggctgTGTTATTGTGCTCAACTCCTTGCTCCTTAGGGAGCAGGTGGCCCTTGTTGCTCCCTGATGCTCAGAAATTAGAGACCTTTCACTCATGCACAGGCTCTTTTCTTGATTCTGCATAGCTCCACACTTGTGAAAGCTTTGCCCTCAAATGGCTGCTGCATCTAAGACAAAAGACTCTACTGTAGAGAAAGGTTAGATGCCACTTCCAGCATTCACATCTCCAGAcaaattgtttttccttccagaCAACTCTTTAAGTGGCTTCTGGAGGACACTGAAGCAGAAGATCCACACTAGTGGATGTCAGATCTGCTGAGGGTGGAGAAACAGGGCTGAGTGGAGAATACTGGGTGCATTAGAGTGCGGAGTGTACTGGGATTCTGTGCAGCACTTCATGTGCTTCCAGTGAAGGCCTGCCCATGTTTCATCAGGCAACATATCTTATgtgaaagtaaacaaaaaagaagaCATGAAATTGCCTTAAAACAATCTGAGATCCTCTTTACCCAAAATTTACTCCTAAACTTTGCCTGCCACAACTCAAACTGGTTTTGAGCTAACTGGTGACATCTACCGTAAGATCGAAGTCACTTTACTTCTAATTTACTGTAGGT
Protein-coding sequences here:
- the C6H21orf58 gene encoding uncharacterized protein C21orf58 homolog translates to MTDPSVVDHLTRLKLKLLEKRLENEQENLQKMESPLPAARNRCEDMLRSALRRRKDLLQELREQHLLEELSQPPAPAGGHYHNHRAASPHVYQIPFPAPQAEPPRIIQQTMPPQPATIIQQLPQPHPLITQITPAQPFAAARSGSIKEDMVEMMLMQNAQMHQIIMQNMMLKALPPMAFAQSAGAGSPLLQQAQQDLQFAAPLAVKADRPRPSAVHHHHHYPPTGVLPVPHGGFPSTSTAHHWTSSMLPALPTWPTY